A window of the Brassica oleracea var. oleracea cultivar TO1000 chromosome C1, BOL, whole genome shotgun sequence genome harbors these coding sequences:
- the LOC106293722 gene encoding uncharacterized protein LOC106293722, with amino-acid sequence MFRAMSTRKIHGGYKKLGEEEPSLKRVSSVPGSVYGNSRNLVQEVKKTPMVKPSGGSVHPLLSFFDVRFQKKKKKATKKNLATAKPEFARYMEYLKEGGV; translated from the coding sequence ATGTTTAGAGCTATGAGCACTCGGAAGATCCACGGGGGCTACAAAAAGCTCGGGGAAGAAGAACCTAGTTTGAAGAGGGTCTCGAGCGTTCCGGGTAGTGTTTATGGTAATTCAAGAAACCTGGTTCAAGAGGTGAAGAAGACGCCGATGGTGAAACCAAGCGGTGGTTCTGTTCATCCTTTGCTAAGTTTCTTCGACGTTCGTTTCCAAAAGAAGAAGAAGAAGGCAACGAAGAAGAACTTGGCGACGGCAAAACCGGAGTTTGCTAGGTATATGGAGTATTTGAAGGAAGGAGGTGTGTAG